From the Atribacterota bacterium genome, the window GGGACCTTTTTGATGAAGACCTTTTTGCCGAACGCCTGAGGGTGGTTTTGGAGTATAAAAACCTGCTTCTTGCCCGGGTTTTTGACCATCTCCCCCTCTCCTTCGATGAAATTTTTGCAGAATATCGTGGTTATGCCAGGGTGCTTCTTCCCTATGTGGTTGATATTTCTCTCTTTTTATCACGAAGTTTTCAAGAAGGGAAGAATATCCTTCTGGAAGGAGCTCAGGGGACGCTTCTTGACTTAGAACATGGTACCTACCCTTTTGTGACCTCTTCCTATCCGGTCTCAAGTGGTGCACTTCTTGGGGTGGGTATGGGACCTTCCCTGGAGATGGAAGTGCTCGGGGTTTGTAAGGCATACACCTCAAGGGTCGGTGAAGGGCCTTTTCCAACCGAGCTCAAAGATGAGATGGGAGTGTATTTACGGGAAAAAGGCCAGGAGTACGGGGCCACCACTGGCCGTCCCAGGCGTTGTGGATGGTTAGATGGAGTGGCATTGCGCTATGCAGTCCGGGTAAACCACATTACCTCACTGGCCCTGACCAAGCTCGATGTGCTGCGGGGGTTAAAGGAAGTGCGACTCTGTTACGCCTATGAGATTGAGGGAAAGGTCACCCAAGACTTTCCCTTTGACCTCCGTTCGCTCTACCACTGCCGTCCTCTCTACCATGATTTCCCGGGGTGGGAGGAGGAGATTGCAGCGGTGAGGGAATATGCTGCTTTGCCCCCCAGAGTGCGCCAGTTTGTGGAAGGAATTGAAGACCTGGTGGGGGTTCCGGTGAGTATCATTTCGGTTGGCTCGGGAAGAGGTGATACAATAGTAAGAAAGACCGTGTGGTAGGAGGGGTACGGGGTGAGTGAAAAGCGCAAAGAAGTGGTGCGCCAGGAAATCGAAAGACTTCGTCAGCTCATTCATCATCATGATTACCTCTACTATGTCTTAGCGGCACCAGAAATCTCTGATGCGGAATACGATGCTCTGTTCCGGAGATTACAGGAGCTGGAGAGGGAATTTCCTGAATTGGTGACTCCCGATTCTCCCACCCAGCGGGTGGGAGGAAAACCGCTCTCGGAGTTTGCTTCCGTTACCCATTCCAGAGTCATGCTCAGCCTGGATAACGCCTTCACCGAAGAAGAAATCCGCAACTTCGACCGCCGGGTCAAGAAGATGCTGGGTGTCGACAAAGTCAGTTATGTACTGGAACTCAAAATCGATGGGCTGGCGGTTAACCTTCGTTATGAGAACGGGGCTCTGATTCATGGTGCCACCCGGGGTGATGGATTTACCGGTGAGGACGTGACCCAGAATCTCAAAACGGTTAAGAGTATTCCCTTACGCCTCCGAGAGAAGGGGAAGGCAGCAGTCATCGAGGTGCAGGGCGAAGTTTTTATGAATAAGGCGGATTTCGAAAAACTGAACGAAGACCGAAAGAGGAAAGGCGAACCGCCTTTTGCCAATACCCGGAATGCTGCAGCCGGGTCTTTACGCCAGCTTGACCCGACCATTACCGCCCAAAGAAAGCTGGATGTTTTCGTATATGGGGCGTTTCTCATCGAGAGTGATTATCATCCCAAAACCCATTGGGAACTCTTGCACTGGTTGGGGGATTTGGGGTTTAAGGTGAATCCGCACCTCTTTTTGCTCAAGAATATTGAAGAG encodes:
- a CDS encoding adenylosuccinate synthase, which translates into the protein MAVCIVVGTHWGDEGKGKIVDYLSEGADVVARAQGGSNAGHTVIVDGEKFVFHLIPSGILHQGKVCVLGDGMVIDPVAFLKEIEVLSRQRVRVEKRLLVSPKAHLVMPYHRILDELYEKFRGKGKIGTTGRGIGPAYEDKVARWGIRIGDLFDEDLFAERLRVVLEYKNLLLARVFDHLPLSFDEIFAEYRGYARVLLPYVVDISLFLSRSFQEGKNILLEGAQGTLLDLEHGTYPFVTSSYPVSSGALLGVGMGPSLEMEVLGVCKAYTSRVGEGPFPTELKDEMGVYLREKGQEYGATTGRPRRCGWLDGVALRYAVRVNHITSLALTKLDVLRGLKEVRLCYAYEIEGKVTQDFPFDLRSLYHCRPLYHDFPGWEEEIAAVREYAALPPRVRQFVEGIEDLVGVPVSIISVGSGRGDTIVRKTVW